In a single window of the Rhodamnia argentea isolate NSW1041297 chromosome 2, ASM2092103v1, whole genome shotgun sequence genome:
- the LOC115754773 gene encoding CBS domain-containing protein CBSX5: MAAGLFSHRVSDLCLGKPALRSLSVAATVGDALFALRNSEDSFLSVWSCDHRSGTTVPSHEGGEGGECRCVGKLCMVDVICYLSSEDNLSSPSEALKAPVSALLPKIPGQVVHVEPSSRLVEAIDLLLQGAQNLVVPIQTRSPRRKQHQKLSSSTGPITIHKGQEFCWLAQEDVIRFLLNSIGIFSPIPARSIDTLGLINAQVLAVDYHSPASAAVEAISRSLVEQTSVAVVDGEGILIGEISPCTLACCEETAAAAVATLSCGDLMAYIDCGGPPEDLVRVVKERLEERNWKGMLEEFAISSAPSNSSTTSSSSSSSDEESFSSPSTKLARSGKYSRSHSYSARMVRRSEAIVCHPKSSLMAVMIQAIAYRVNYVWVIEDDCSLVGIVTFSSMLEVFSELLENLE, translated from the exons ATGGCAGCTGGGTTGTTCAGTCACAGAGTCAGCGACCTCTGCCTCGGCAAGCCCGCTCTGAGGTCGCTCTCCGTCGCCGCCACCGTCGGCGACGCCCTGTTCGCCCTGAGGAACTCCGAGGACAGCTTCCTCAGCGTCTGGAGCTGCGACCACCGCTCCGGCACGACGGTGCCGTCGCATgaaggaggagagggaggagagtGCCGCTGCGTGGGGAAGCTGTGCATGGTGGACGTCATCTGCTACCTCTCCAGCGAAGACAAcctctcgtctccttcggaggCGTTGAAAGCGCCCGTCTCTGCTCTTTTGCCGAAGATCCCCGGCCAAGTCGTGCATGTCGAGCCTTCATCGAG ACTGGTGGAAGCGATCGATCTCCTTCTGCAAGGAGCTCAAAATCTAGTCGTGCCAATTCAAACTAGGTCCCCAAGAAGGAAACAGCACCAAAAACTATCTTCCTCAACAGGACCCATCACAATTCACAAAGGGCAGGAATTCTGCTGGCTAGCTCAAGAAGATGTGATCAGGTTCCTCCTCAACTCCATCGGCATATTCTCTCCCATCCCTGCGCGGTCCATCGACACTCTCGGCCTCATAAACGCCCAAGTCCTCGCGGTTGACTACCATTCCCCTGCTTCGGCGGCGGTCGAGGCCATCTCTCGCTCTCTCGTCGAGCAAACCTCGGTAGCCGTGGTGGACGGGGAAGGGATCTTGATCGGCGAGATCTCTCCTTGCACGCTCGCCTGCTGCGAGGAGACGGCCGCAGCGGCCGTGGCGACGCTCTCCTGCGGCGACCTCATGGCCTACATCGACTGCGGCGGCCCGCCGGAAGATCTCGTCCGGGTGGTGAAAGAGCGTTTAGAGGAGAGGAATTGGAAAGGAATGTTGGAAGAGTTCGCGATATCGTCGGCGCCAAGTAATTCGTCGACgacgtcctcctcctcctcctcgtcggaCGAGGAGAGTTTCTCATCCCCGAGCACTAAATTGGCAAGATCAGGGAAGTACAGCAGATCTCACAGTTACTCAGCTAGGATGGTGAGGAGGTCAGAGGCAATAGTTTGTCACCCAAAGAGTTCATTGATGGCCGTGATGATTCAAGCCATAGCATACCGGGTGAACTATGTGTGGGTCATTGAGGACGATTGTAGCTTGGTGGGAATCGTCACATTCTCTAGCATGTTGGAAGTTTTCAGTGAACTTTTGGAGAATTTGGAGTAG
- the LOC115754772 gene encoding lanC-like protein GCR2 isoform X1 → MADRYFPNAMPDFVPEASVEDAVVAERAKDSLSNLLHLPHAALSEKLKKSALDLKDTVVRETRALSGKRLQDYTLYTGALGTAYLVFKAFQVTKNESDLKLCSEIIRACDAASHDSGRVTFICGHAGVCALGAVVAKHSGDERLLDHYLTRFKEIQLPRELPNELLYGRAGFLWAGSFLNKHIGKETISAARMRAVVDDVIKHGRRLAKGGKCPLMYEWHGKKYWGAAHGLAGIMYVLMGVPLKPDEVEDVKGTLCYMIKNQFPSGNYPSSEGSETDRLVHWCHGAPGVALTLVKAAEVFGSQEFLQAAVDAADVVWNRGLLKRVGICHGISGNAYVFLSLCRLTGNAKYLYRAKAFACFLQDRALRLISEGKMHGGDRPYSLFEGIGGMACLFMDMTEPSEARFPAYEL, encoded by the exons ATGGCGGACCGTTATTTCCCAAACGCAATGCCGGACTTCGTACCGGAAGCTTCCGTGGAAGATGCTGTCGTCGCCGAAAGAGCTAAGGACTCGCTCTCGAATCTCCTCCATCTTCCCCACGCCGCTCTCTCCGAAAAGCTGAAGAAATCAGCTCTCGACCTCAAGGACACT GTGGTGAGGGAGACAAGGGCATTGAGTGGCAAAAGATTGCAGGATTATACTCTGTATACCGGTGCTCTAGGGACGGCTTACCTGGTCTTTAAAGCTTTCCAGGTCACCAAGAACGAGAGTGATCTCAAGCTGTGCTCTGAGATAATCAGGGCCTGTGATGCTGCCTCTCATGATTCTGG GCGAGTGACATTTATATGTGGGCATGCTGGTGTTTGTGCTCTCGGTGCAGTTGTGGCTAAGCATTCTGGTGATGAAAGGTTGCTTGATCACTACTTGACAAGGTTCAAGGAG ATCCAATTGCCACGAGAGTTGCCAAATGAGTTGTTATATGGGAGAGCAGGGTTCCTCTGGGCTGGCTCTTTCCTGAATAAGCACATTGGTAAAGAGACAATATCAGCAGCTCGCATG AGAGCAGTGGTAGATGATGTGATTAAGCATGGAAGACGATTggcaaaaggaggaaaatgtcCGCTGATGTATGAGTGGCATGGGAAGAAGTATTGGGGTGCTGCGCATGGATTGGCAGGCATTATGTATGTGTTGATGGGCGTGCCACTAAAACCAGATGAAGTGGAGGATGTCAAGGGTACACTCTGCTAtatgatcaaaaatcaattcCCAAGTGGCAATTATCCTTCAAGCGAAGGCAGCGAGACCGATCGTCTAGTCCATTGGTGCCATGGTGCTCCAGGGGTTGCACTAACCCTTGTAAAGGCAGCTGAG GTTTTTGGCAGTCAGGAGTTCCTGCAAGCGGCTGTAGATGCGGCAGATGTGGTTTGGAATCGGGGTCTTCTAAAGCGTGTTGGCATCTGTCATGGCATCAGTGGGAATGCCTACGTGTTTCTTTCGTTGTGCCGACTCACGGGCAATGCAAAGTACTTGTACAGGGCTAAAGCTTTTGCTTGCTTCCTACAAGATAGGGCGCTTAGGCTAATATCAGAAGGAAAGATGCACGGAGGCGATCGCCCCTACTCTTTGTTCGAAGGCATAGGAGGGATGGCCTGCCTCTTCATGGACATGACTGAACCATCTGAGGCCAGGTTTCCTGCTTATGAACTTTAG
- the LOC115754772 gene encoding lanC-like protein GCR2 isoform X2: protein MTQVVRETRALSGKRLQDYTLYTGALGTAYLVFKAFQVTKNESDLKLCSEIIRACDAASHDSGRVTFICGHAGVCALGAVVAKHSGDERLLDHYLTRFKEIQLPRELPNELLYGRAGFLWAGSFLNKHIGKETISAARMRAVVDDVIKHGRRLAKGGKCPLMYEWHGKKYWGAAHGLAGIMYVLMGVPLKPDEVEDVKGTLCYMIKNQFPSGNYPSSEGSETDRLVHWCHGAPGVALTLVKAAEVFGSQEFLQAAVDAADVVWNRGLLKRVGICHGISGNAYVFLSLCRLTGNAKYLYRAKAFACFLQDRALRLISEGKMHGGDRPYSLFEGIGGMACLFMDMTEPSEARFPAYEL, encoded by the exons ATGACTCAA GTGGTGAGGGAGACAAGGGCATTGAGTGGCAAAAGATTGCAGGATTATACTCTGTATACCGGTGCTCTAGGGACGGCTTACCTGGTCTTTAAAGCTTTCCAGGTCACCAAGAACGAGAGTGATCTCAAGCTGTGCTCTGAGATAATCAGGGCCTGTGATGCTGCCTCTCATGATTCTGG GCGAGTGACATTTATATGTGGGCATGCTGGTGTTTGTGCTCTCGGTGCAGTTGTGGCTAAGCATTCTGGTGATGAAAGGTTGCTTGATCACTACTTGACAAGGTTCAAGGAG ATCCAATTGCCACGAGAGTTGCCAAATGAGTTGTTATATGGGAGAGCAGGGTTCCTCTGGGCTGGCTCTTTCCTGAATAAGCACATTGGTAAAGAGACAATATCAGCAGCTCGCATG AGAGCAGTGGTAGATGATGTGATTAAGCATGGAAGACGATTggcaaaaggaggaaaatgtcCGCTGATGTATGAGTGGCATGGGAAGAAGTATTGGGGTGCTGCGCATGGATTGGCAGGCATTATGTATGTGTTGATGGGCGTGCCACTAAAACCAGATGAAGTGGAGGATGTCAAGGGTACACTCTGCTAtatgatcaaaaatcaattcCCAAGTGGCAATTATCCTTCAAGCGAAGGCAGCGAGACCGATCGTCTAGTCCATTGGTGCCATGGTGCTCCAGGGGTTGCACTAACCCTTGTAAAGGCAGCTGAG GTTTTTGGCAGTCAGGAGTTCCTGCAAGCGGCTGTAGATGCGGCAGATGTGGTTTGGAATCGGGGTCTTCTAAAGCGTGTTGGCATCTGTCATGGCATCAGTGGGAATGCCTACGTGTTTCTTTCGTTGTGCCGACTCACGGGCAATGCAAAGTACTTGTACAGGGCTAAAGCTTTTGCTTGCTTCCTACAAGATAGGGCGCTTAGGCTAATATCAGAAGGAAAGATGCACGGAGGCGATCGCCCCTACTCTTTGTTCGAAGGCATAGGAGGGATGGCCTGCCTCTTCATGGACATGACTGAACCATCTGAGGCCAGGTTTCCTGCTTATGAACTTTAG
- the LOC115754768 gene encoding uncharacterized protein LOC115754768, producing the protein MTRAIDLSDGDEEERYYESLDRLISSSSCSCSNSEDEPDDPSPDPNSASDHPFPVPRFPVGVFRYDVWISQPSSVSERRSRLLHEMGLTADPSLSRAKQGNESGHADFGRSVSADHLTSQQSGQSAGIVRSRSDGSVDHDASTSDQCNSNSLQPIRYSTSILSIDSNGSFVNSNNFVDGVDVESRGTGIGSASASPLRLDRPLITQCCEKFDEVKSDSTSLKVDSNDRRVAAERNGEGGCDMHHNGTDDRANDTVCTIKNLDNGKEFVVNGIREDGTWNKLKEVGTGRQLTYEEFEISVGHSPIVQELMRRQNVEEGNKDHMDVNLIGGGAGGSKLKKKGGWFKSIRSVASAMTGVNKERRSSDERDTSSEKGGRRSSSATDDSQDVSFHGPERVKVRQYGKPYKELAGLYKCQEIQAHNGSIWSIKFSLDGRYLASAGDDHVIHVWKVVESERKGELLMEKPEDGGFHMLLGANASPELGILSPKKDYYLEKKRRGRSSIGRKSLSSDHVFVPEVVFALSEKPECSFEGHRGDVLDLSWSKSQHLLSSSMDKTVRLWHLSSKSCLKVFSHSDYVTCIQFNPVDDRYFISGSLDGKVRIWSVPNRQVVDWSDFHEMVTAACYTPDGQGALVGSYKGSCRLYSTSENKLQQKSQINLQNKKKSHHKKITGFQFVSGSSSEVLITSADSRIRVVDGVDLVHKFKGFRNTNSQISASLTANGKYVVSASEDSHVYVWKHEADSRPSRGKAVTVTRSYEHFHCQDVKVAIPWPGLDDAWGTHDGYSADPNGPDTEEASTANHPPTPVEETNGAGGSRSASSCSSSPLHGSISWATNNYYDKIAAAWTDEKLLLAARSRSPRVSVDFSNGIGENMSAWGLVVVTAGLRGEIRIFQNFGLPVRI; encoded by the exons ATGACCAGAGCGATTGACCTCAGCGACGGCGACGAAGAAGAGCGTTACTACGAGTCCCTCGATCGCCTTATCTCATCCTCTTCTTGCTCCTGCTCCAACTCCGAGGATGAGCCCGACGATCCGAGCCCGGATCCGAATTCCGCCTCCGATCACCCCTTCCCCGTGCCCCGGTTCCCCGTGGGAGTCTTCCGGTACGATGTCTGGATCTCACAGCCGTCTTCGGTGTCGGAGCGGCGGTCTCGGCTTCTCCATGAGATGGGTCTCACCGCTGACCCGTCCCTTTCACGGGCGAAACAGGGAAACGAATCGGGTCACGCCGACTTTGGAAGGTCAGTATCGGCGGATCACTTGACGAGTCAACAGAGTGGTCAGAGCGCCGGTATCGTGCGGTCGAGATCAGATGGGTCTGTGGATCACGATGCCTCCACGAGTGACCAGTGTAATTCGAATTCCTTGCAGCCCATTCGTTATTCTACTTCTATTCTTTCAATTGATAGCAACGGTTCTTTTGTAAATAGCAATAATTTTGTGGATGGTGTCGATGTTGAATCACGGGGTACTGGGATTGGATCCGCGAGTGCCAGTCCCCTTAGATTGGATAGACCGCTAATCACGCAATGTTGTGAAAAATTCGACGAGGTTAAGAGTGATTCCACGAGTTTAAAAGTTGACTCGAATGACCGTCGCGTTGCGGCTGAGCGTAATGGAGAGGGTGGTTGTGATATGCACCATAATGGCACTGATGATAGGGCAAATGACACGGTTTGTACGATTAAAAACCTTGACAATGGGAAAGAGTTTGTGGTGAATGGAATTAGGGAAGATGGTACTTGGAACAAGCTCAAGGAAGTTGGGACTGGTCGGCAATTGACATATGAGGAGTTTGAGATTAGCGTCGGGCATTCCCCAATCGTGCAAGAGTTGATGCGGAGGCAAAATGTGGAAGAGGGTAATAAGGATCACATGGATGTAAACTTGATTGGGGGTGGTGCAGGGGGGTcaaagttgaagaagaagggtGGGTGGTTTAAGAGTATAAGGAGTGTGGCAAGTGCAATGACTGGTGTTAATAAGGAGAGGCGAAGTAGTGATGAGAGGGATACTTCTTCTGAAAAAGGTGGTCGGAGGTCAAGTTCGGCTACAGATGATAGCCAGGATGTATCATTTCATGGACCTGAGCGGGTAAAAGTGAGGCAGTATGGAAAGCCTTATAAAGAGCTTGCAGGGCTTTATAAATGCCAAGAAATACAGGCGCATAATGGATCTATATGGAGTATCAAATTTAGTTTGGATGGGAGATATCTTGCAAGTGCAGGCGACGATCATGTAATTCATGTGTGGAAGGTGGTGGAGTCCGAGAGGAAGGGAGAATTACTGATGGAAAAACCGGAAGATGGGGGCTTTCACATGTTGTTGGGGGCTAATGCATCACCAGAACTGGGCATCTTGTCGCCGAAGAAGGATTATTATCttgagaagaagagaagggggAGATCATCAATAGGCCGGAAGTCATTGAGCTCGGACCATGTTTTTGTTCCGGAAGTTGTGTTTGCGCTTTCCGAGAAACCTGAATGTTCGTTTGAGGGACATCGTGGTGATGTTCTCGACCTCTCATGGTCCAAGTCCCAG CACTTGCTCTCATCTTCAATGGACAAGACAGTTCGATTGTGGCACTTGTCTAGCAAGTCTTGTTTGAAAGTTTTCTCCCACAGTGATTATG TAACCTGTATCCAGTTCAATCCTGTCGATGATAGATATTTCATTAGTGGATCCCTAGATGGCAAAGTGCGTATATGGAGTGTTCCTAATAGGCAAGTTGTTGACTGGAGCGATTTCCATGAGATGGTCACTGCAGCTTGTTACACACCAGATGGTCAG GGAGCTTTAGTTGGTTCATATAAAGGGAGCTGCCGTCTGTACAGCACATCTG AGAACAAGTTGCAACAGAAGAGTCAAATCAATTTGCAGAATAAGAAGAAATCTCATCATAAGAAGATCACTGGCTTTCAG TTTGTATCTGGAAGTTCATCTGAAGTGCTCATCACATCTGCTGACTCTCGAATACGGGTTGTTGATGGGGTTGATCTGGTACACAAATTTAAAG GGTTCCGCAACACAAACAGCCAAATCTCTGCGTCCCTCACTGCCAATGGAAAATATGTGGTCTCTGCCAGTGAGGATTCTCATGTCTACGTGTGGAAGCACGAAGCTGACTCTCGACCCAGCCGTGGAAAGGCTGTTACTGTAACACGTTCCTACGAACATTTCCATTGTCAAGATGTTAAGGTGGCCATACCTTGGCCCGGTCTGGATGATGCATGGGGAACTCATGATGGTTACTCTGCCGATCCAAATGGACCTGATACCGAGGAGGCCTCCACCGCCAATCATCCTCCGACGCCTGTTGAGGAGACTAATGGTGCTGGAGGCTCAAGATCGGCATCGAGTTGCAGCAGCAGTCCACTTCATGGTAGCATTTCTTGGGCGACCAATAACTACTATGACAAAATTGCGGCCGCTTGGACAGACGAAAAACTTTTATTAGCTGCAAGAAGCAGGAGCCCTCGTGTCAGCGTGGATTTCTCCAACGGGATTGGCGAGAACATGTCAGCATGGGGGCTGGTGGTTGTAACTGCCGGGCTTCGAGGTGAGAtcagaatttttcaaaattttggattgCCCGTCCGGATTTAG